The following proteins come from a genomic window of Falco cherrug isolate bFalChe1 chromosome Z, bFalChe1.pri, whole genome shotgun sequence:
- the HSPB3 gene encoding heat shock protein beta-3 — protein sequence MAEAVIRHWVETPVRYQEQFAAQELEAHRLDHSLYALPGPSTAALSSRRCVTESTDGARNSVPEEENARFRVLLDVVQFRPEDIIIQTFEGWLLIKAQHGPRMDEHGFISRSFTRQYKLPDGVENKDLSALFCHDGILVVEMKNSVGEN from the coding sequence ATGGCAGAAGCTGTTATAAGGCACTGGGTGGAAACCCCCGTACGCTATCAAGAGCAGTTTGCTGCCCAAGAGCTGGAAGCGCACAGGCTGGACCACTCTTTATATGCTTTGCCGGGCCCTTCTACAGCTGCACTGAGCAGCAGAAGGTGTGTCACTGAAAGTACAGATGGAGCCAGGAATAGTGTCCCGGAGGAGGAAAACGCACGCTTTCGGGTCTTGCTGGACGTTGTGCAGTTTCGACCTGAAGATATCATTATTCAGACTTTTGAAGGCTGGCTCCTGATCAAAGCCCAGCACGGACCCAGGATGGACGAACACGGTTTCATATCCAGAAGCTTTACCAGACAATACAAATTACCCGATGGAGTGGAGAACAAAGACTTGTCTGCGCTTTTCTGCCACGATGGCATTTTGGTTGTTGAAATGAAGAACTCGGTGGGAGAGAATTAG